The following coding sequences are from one Burkholderia stabilis window:
- a CDS encoding MoaF-related domain-containing protein, producing MNPSTQRPPFAGKTFEVRYDGLTALNAYDEDGLRMRYEITEGAYAGAKGEVAYAWQHVAGDTYAISWQEADRATVVHIDDFAAGTSRAFFTASSLDFYRLEGSLRTV from the coding sequence ATGAACCCATCGACCCAACGTCCGCCGTTCGCGGGCAAGACGTTCGAAGTCCGTTACGACGGCCTCACCGCGCTCAACGCGTACGACGAGGACGGCCTGCGCATGCGCTACGAAATCACCGAAGGCGCGTACGCCGGCGCCAAGGGTGAAGTCGCGTACGCATGGCAGCACGTCGCCGGCGACACCTACGCGATCTCGTGGCAGGAAGCCGATCGCGCGACGGTCGTGCACATCGACGATTTCGCCGCCGGCACGTCGCGCGCGTTCTTCACCGCTTCGTCGCTCGATTTTTATCGCCTCGAAGGCAGCCTGCGCACGGTCTGA
- a CDS encoding LLM class oxidoreductase has product MSTSLDTLANGGFSVGIELPLDNDWSPAGDAKRQHHGRRPGVPDLEIHAELAQLADTLGFRALWVRDVPVYDPAFGDAAQVFETFSYLGYLAGITRDILLGTAAVVLPLREPLLTLKSAATIQELSGGRLLLGVASGDRPVEYPLFGRDFASRGANFRDQIALLRDGARAHLPPGLDVLPAARSPVPLLVAGLAQQTPAWIGEHMDGCLAYPGTPADHAQRAANWRAVAGDKPYVSFIHLDLAEDPHEPLQRHRFGARAGRIALTEELAAMRDAGVRHIGLHFRRNRRPLDETMAEIASDVLPAFHANADAQTRAA; this is encoded by the coding sequence ATGTCCACTTCACTCGACACACTCGCAAATGGCGGCTTCAGCGTCGGCATCGAACTGCCGCTCGACAACGACTGGTCGCCGGCCGGCGACGCGAAGCGCCAGCATCACGGCCGCCGCCCCGGCGTGCCCGACCTGGAAATCCACGCGGAACTCGCGCAACTGGCCGACACGCTCGGCTTCCGCGCGCTCTGGGTGCGCGACGTGCCGGTGTACGACCCGGCGTTCGGCGACGCCGCGCAGGTGTTCGAAACGTTCTCGTATCTCGGCTACCTCGCCGGCATCACGCGCGACATCCTGCTCGGCACGGCGGCCGTCGTGCTGCCGCTGCGCGAGCCGCTGCTGACGCTGAAATCGGCCGCGACGATCCAGGAACTGAGCGGCGGCCGCCTGTTGCTCGGCGTCGCGAGCGGCGACCGGCCCGTCGAATATCCGCTGTTCGGCCGTGACTTCGCTTCGCGCGGCGCGAATTTCCGCGACCAGATCGCGCTGCTGCGCGACGGCGCGCGCGCTCACCTGCCGCCCGGCCTCGACGTGTTGCCCGCCGCCCGCTCGCCGGTGCCGCTGCTCGTCGCGGGGCTCGCGCAACAAACACCCGCATGGATCGGCGAACACATGGACGGCTGCCTCGCGTATCCGGGCACGCCGGCCGATCACGCGCAGCGCGCCGCGAACTGGCGCGCGGTGGCCGGCGACAAGCCGTACGTGAGCTTCATCCACCTCGATCTCGCGGAAGATCCGCACGAACCGCTGCAGCGGCACCGCTTCGGCGCGCGCGCGGGACGCATCGCGCTGACCGAGGAACTCGCGGCGATGCGCGACGCGGGCGTGCGGCACATCGGCCTGCATTTCCGGCGCAACCGCCGCCCGCTCGACGAGACGATGGCCGAGATCGCTTCGGACGTGCTGCCGGCATTCCATGCGAATGCCGATGCGCAAACGCGCGCCGCGTAA
- the dkgB gene encoding 2,5-didehydrogluconate reductase DkgB, whose protein sequence is MSKIPAFGLGTFRLQGQVVIDSVRNGLEVGYRAIDTAQIYGNEAEVGEAIAASGVRRDDLFLTTKIWVDHYAPEKLAPSLEESLRKLRTDQVDLTLIHWPAPGNGVSIDAFMTALAEAKTKGLTRQIGISNFNIALTKEAIAAVGKDAIATNQIELSPYLQNRKLVEFLQSEGIHVTSYMTLAYGKVLGDPVIGAIAQRRNATPAQVALAWALQLGYSVIPSSTKRENLASNLLAQTLRLTDEEMAQIAALERNGREVDPAGLAPKWD, encoded by the coding sequence ATGAGCAAGATTCCCGCATTCGGCCTCGGCACCTTCCGCCTGCAAGGCCAGGTCGTCATCGACTCGGTCCGCAACGGCCTCGAAGTCGGCTACCGCGCGATCGACACCGCGCAGATCTACGGCAACGAAGCCGAAGTCGGCGAAGCGATCGCCGCATCGGGCGTGCGCCGCGACGACCTGTTCCTGACCACCAAGATCTGGGTCGACCACTACGCGCCGGAAAAACTCGCGCCGAGCCTCGAAGAGAGCCTGCGCAAGCTGCGCACCGACCAGGTCGACCTGACGCTGATCCACTGGCCGGCGCCGGGCAACGGCGTGTCGATCGACGCATTCATGACCGCGCTCGCCGAGGCAAAGACAAAGGGCCTCACACGCCAGATCGGCATCTCGAACTTCAACATCGCACTGACGAAGGAAGCGATCGCGGCCGTCGGCAAGGACGCGATCGCGACGAATCAGATCGAACTGAGCCCGTACCTGCAGAACCGCAAGCTCGTCGAGTTCCTGCAGAGCGAAGGCATCCACGTGACGTCGTACATGACGCTCGCGTACGGCAAGGTGCTCGGCGACCCGGTGATCGGCGCAATCGCGCAACGCCGCAACGCGACGCCCGCGCAGGTCGCACTCGCCTGGGCGCTGCAGCTCGGCTACTCGGTGATTCCGTCGTCGACGAAGCGCGAAAACCTCGCGAGCAACCTGCTCGCGCAGACGCTGCGCCTGACCGACGAAGAGATGGCGCAGATCGCCGCGCTCGAACGCAACGGCCGCGAAGTCGACCCGGCCGGCCTCGCGCCGAAGTGGGACTGA
- a CDS encoding alkene reductase → MTQDPLFQPLRFGALTLPNRIVMPPMTRSRASQPGDEANELMAAYYAQRASAGLIVSEGTYIAPLGKGYAWTPGIHTPAQVAGWRKVTDAVHAAHGRIFAQLWHVGRLSHTSLLGGRQPVSSSPIQAKGVNVFVAGEDGSTPGFVQASEPRALTIDEIREIVGQYRAAARHAIEAGFDGVELHGANGYLVNQFIDSNANTRTDAYGGSLENRLRFLREVAQALIEGTGDASRVGIRLAPLTTLNGCVDADPETTYLAAAKLLGELGVGYLHIAEADWDDAPLMPVAFKQQLRAAYQGVLIYAGAYTAERAREAIAAGWADLVAFGRPFVANPDLPERLRTGATLTPHDRNTLFGGDARGLTDYPTLAQAAA, encoded by the coding sequence ATGACCCAGGACCCGCTTTTCCAACCGCTGCGATTCGGCGCGCTGACGCTGCCGAACCGCATCGTGATGCCGCCGATGACGCGTTCGCGCGCGAGCCAGCCCGGCGACGAAGCCAACGAACTGATGGCCGCGTATTACGCGCAGCGCGCGAGCGCGGGCCTGATCGTCAGCGAAGGCACGTACATCGCGCCGCTCGGCAAGGGCTATGCGTGGACGCCCGGCATTCACACGCCCGCGCAAGTCGCCGGCTGGCGCAAGGTGACGGACGCCGTGCATGCCGCGCACGGCCGCATCTTCGCGCAGCTGTGGCACGTCGGTCGCTTGAGCCACACGAGCCTGCTCGGCGGCCGGCAGCCTGTATCGTCGTCGCCGATCCAGGCGAAGGGCGTGAACGTGTTCGTCGCCGGCGAGGACGGCAGCACGCCGGGCTTCGTGCAGGCTTCCGAGCCGCGCGCGCTGACGATCGACGAAATCCGCGAGATCGTCGGCCAGTACCGCGCCGCCGCGCGCCACGCGATCGAAGCCGGCTTCGACGGCGTCGAGCTGCACGGCGCAAACGGATACCTCGTGAACCAGTTCATCGACTCGAACGCGAACACGCGCACCGACGCCTACGGCGGCTCGCTGGAAAACCGGTTGCGCTTCCTGCGCGAAGTCGCGCAGGCGCTGATCGAAGGCACCGGCGACGCATCGCGCGTCGGCATTCGCCTCGCGCCGCTGACCACGCTGAACGGCTGCGTCGACGCCGATCCGGAAACGACCTACCTCGCCGCCGCGAAGCTGCTCGGCGAACTCGGCGTCGGCTACCTGCATATCGCGGAAGCCGACTGGGACGACGCGCCGCTGATGCCGGTCGCATTCAAGCAGCAACTGCGCGCCGCGTATCAGGGCGTGCTGATCTATGCCGGCGCGTACACCGCCGAACGCGCGCGCGAAGCGATCGCCGCCGGCTGGGCCGACCTCGTCGCATTCGGCCGCCCGTTCGTCGCGAACCCCGACCTGCCCGAGCGCCTGCGCACCGGCGCCACGCTCACGCCGCACGATCGCAACACGCTGTTCGGCGGCGACGCGCGGGGGCTGACCGACTATCCGACGCTCGCGCAAGCCGCGGCCTGA
- a CDS encoding DUF3455 domain-containing protein, with the protein MPSRSPKRDMLLAIAAGLSFAISIVPAHADDAASLSPPGPATPVLSTTATGVQIYACEYDAEHRLMWSFQRPEAMLFDASGALVVRHGAGPSWETLDGSRITGKKLAEAPSAHPGSIPQLLLAATPAATGTLAGVRFVQRLDTAGGNPPEAACSTEHAIGRFPYFARYVFLK; encoded by the coding sequence ATGCCAAGCCGCTCCCCGAAACGCGACATGCTGCTGGCCATCGCGGCCGGTCTTTCATTCGCAATCAGCATCGTGCCGGCCCATGCCGACGATGCCGCCAGCCTTTCACCGCCCGGGCCCGCGACGCCGGTGCTGTCCACGACCGCGACCGGCGTGCAGATCTATGCATGCGAATACGACGCCGAACATCGGCTCATGTGGTCGTTCCAGCGCCCCGAGGCGATGCTGTTCGACGCCAGCGGTGCGCTCGTGGTCCGGCACGGCGCGGGGCCGTCGTGGGAAACGCTCGACGGCAGCCGCATCACCGGCAAGAAGCTCGCGGAAGCGCCCAGCGCGCACCCGGGGAGCATTCCGCAACTGTTGCTCGCCGCGACGCCGGCCGCCACCGGCACGCTCGCCGGCGTGCGCTTCGTGCAGCGGCTCGATACCGCAGGCGGCAACCCGCCGGAAGCCGCATGTTCGACCGAGCATGCGATCGGTCGCTTTCCGTATTTCGCGCGATACGTGTTCCTGAAGTAA
- a CDS encoding O-methyltransferase, which translates to MTTLTLDPLGPLLTRLFDEADALSSATNPDFAALSREEHVRLMGSKTEYADFYARLKDDPLAVSRETGVLLYMLARGSGVRTIVEFGTSFGISTLHLAAALRDNGGGRLITTEFEPSKAARARENLAAGGLIDLVEIREGDALRTLAADLPETVDLVLLDGAKALYPEVLALVERRLRPGAFIVADNAEYSPEYLAYVRAPENGYLSVPFGGDVELSMRTR; encoded by the coding sequence ATGACCACCCTGACGCTCGACCCGCTTGGCCCCCTGCTGACGCGGCTGTTCGACGAAGCCGACGCCTTGTCGTCCGCGACGAACCCGGATTTCGCCGCCCTGTCGCGCGAAGAGCATGTGCGGTTGATGGGCAGCAAGACCGAGTACGCCGATTTCTACGCGCGGCTGAAGGACGATCCGCTTGCCGTATCGCGCGAGACGGGCGTGCTGCTGTATATGCTCGCGCGCGGCAGCGGCGTGCGGACGATCGTCGAATTCGGCACGTCGTTCGGCATTTCGACGCTGCATCTCGCGGCCGCGCTGCGCGACAACGGCGGCGGACGGCTCATCACGACCGAGTTCGAGCCGTCGAAGGCGGCAAGGGCGCGCGAGAACCTGGCGGCCGGCGGGCTGATCGATCTCGTCGAGATCCGCGAAGGCGACGCGTTGCGCACGCTGGCGGCCGATCTGCCCGAAACGGTCGATCTGGTGCTGCTCGACGGCGCGAAGGCGCTGTATCCCGAGGTGCTTGCGCTGGTCGAGCGCCGCCTGAGGCCCGGCGCGTTCATCGTTGCCGACAACGCGGAATACAGCCCCGAGTATCTCGCCTACGTGCGCGCGCCGGAAAACGGCTATCTGTCGGTGCCGTTCGGCGGCGACGTCGAGCTGTCGATGCGCACGCGCTGA